Within the Salvia hispanica cultivar TCC Black 2014 chromosome 4, UniMelb_Shisp_WGS_1.0, whole genome shotgun sequence genome, the region GACATGTGAAAACTACTAAGAATCCACCTTCTAAAATTATATCAGTGGAGTAGAAACAAAAACCACATGGTGGTGTCAATCCAAGGGCGGCGAGGAAATTAAGAACAAAAAGATAGCCAAAAAACCACAAGCAGCAAAGCATAAATCTGAACTACTATTTGGCTATGTTATCTTTTGGTTGGTCAGAAACACCATCATTTATGTTGTCATATAGTAATATGTTACTAATGTTAGTGAATTGACTATCAGGTTACTCCTACCTCTATGCAATAATCCCTGTGTCACCAACTATTTTTCACTTTCCACTTATAGTAGGGCCCGCACAATTCACCACACTCACCAAACATTTGAAGTAGACCCTTACTCTGCTCACACACCACCAACCACCTTATTAACACCCGTGTCATCCACAatgtggaaaatatttttgggaacggagggagtatattccTTATTGTAGCTAATTTTGACTTTCATATATCTTCTTATGTTTTGACTTCTACAAATATAACCTCCAGATATTCCTTAAAGTCAGACTCAAGTCTCAACTACCCCTCTTTCAACCTTCTTTACCCTTTAAAGAGAAGGTCCATATACAGCCGAAATCCCCTGATCTCCTTGCACAAAGGGACTCTGGCCACAGTAAACCCTACAATCTTTAAAACCTTTGGCCAGAACTCTACTAAGACTAAAGCTGTTTCAgcaaatcaaatgaaaattttgataacaGAAATCCTAGATGTTGACCCAGAACATAAAGCTAATCTCGAAAACCACCAAACCAACTACGAAGATTTGAGCAGTCTTTGCAAATAAACTATACCCTGAAGTTGACGATAGccaaaaaaaacttataaaatgatagCAGTTAAAATGACTTGCACAGTCAATTGCATACTGTTATGCAAAGTTGCAATGTTCTTCTGATTTAATCATTAATAAGCATGCATTGCTAAGAATTAAGCTACTAGGCAATTGCACCTGAAATTCCATCTGAATTGGAGGGCGCGTCCAGGACTTCTTTTCTGTTATTGTAGATATTAGCTCTACTTCAGCACTCAATGTCGGCTCAGTTTGCCCTGGAAATTTTCTTATCCTGAAAAGAATCCAGAACGCCCACGATCAAGCTTAATAAATAACATGAAAAAGCATATTACAAAACTTTCTACGTTGTTTTACAATGAATAAagttactactccctccgttccttcatagttgagtcatttttccatttcgggaagttcctttatagttgagtcatttccatatatggtactccctccgccacataaaagatgtctcactttcctttttagtttgtcccattaaagatgtcatattttaatttttagaaaaagttctctctcacaataatataaatattatattttctctttccacctaacacacaaacaaaacctcctaaaatcatgccgtcccacaagtgtgacatcttttgtgggacagagggagtaataattaactcattttttctttcctacttcattctctctcttactttatagtttattctctctacttttttctttctattactttatctactttattacCTACCCACTTAACATACTAcgtatatatttcttaaactccgtgctaAAAAGAAgtgcctcaactatgaaggaacagagggagtactatataaccCAAAACAAACTCAGCAGAATAGCTTTCACTTACAAGAGAGTAGGAGAAGGTAAAGTAAAATGTCTAATATAAATGTGATTGAGTAAAGAATGGTGGTGATTcctaagaaaaaattataccaaGCAAAGGAATGGAAGGAGGTAGGAAGACATAACATCCCTCCTTCTAATCCTACCAAGCACCTCCCTAGGTTTAAGGGTTCACATGCATTCAAATAGTGGTGCAACAAAAATATTGCACTCTGATTCAACATAAAACATGTATTAACAATGATGATTCCCCTTGGGATGACTTATTGTGCAGATAAATATGGCAACAGTTGCCAGTACCTCAATCAATAAACAGTAAAAGCAGGACGTAttcaaaaagaaagaagaatagaGGTGGTTGACACAAACAATATATGGCAAAAGTAAGATATATTGCAAGCCAACAATCATTCACATttccaatttcaaatttatgcttTAGAAATAATAAACCAATTCGGTAGGAGATTGCAGCTCAGTATTATAGACATGAACTTGGTTTTCTGAAAGGAAAGTCTAGCAAAGGAGTTCCAGACAGCTCATGGATTTATAACAGtgtttatttacattattctgTGCGgttatagtttttattttaatagcaCAGCATTGCATTTAGTTAAAAGCCATCATTTAAGTGAGATAGTGAATGAACTGGCGTTAGAGAACGGGAACTGGAAGGTATCCCACGTGAAATAAAACACAAAGGTGCTTGCATGATGATACAGACTAGAAACAACTTACTTCCAGACCAAACAATCAATAGAAGGACTGTACTTTGCCTTCCCTGATGTCACCTGAAAACTTGTTTTTGCTGTTTGTTTTGGAACTGGAATCTTAATAACCACTCCAAGTGCAAACATTTTTGCCCCAAAAACGCTCTTCACCTACAATGAAGAATAAGTGTTATGAAAATTGCTGCGGCTATTAACAGTGATTTGAAATCAATGTTTGCATCACCAACCTTTACATTCACTTCCATACGTGTTCGACCCAGTTCCTTGATAGTTGGCAAAACCCGAAATGGAAGATTAACTCCTTCGGTAATACGATACCTGTGGTGTGAAGGCAATTATACGTATAAGAAATCTAGTAAAGTCAAGGAAAGCTCTACTTATTAAATTCCAGATTAAAATATCTaacaatgaaattaaaaaataaaaataaagataattgGTGGTAACAGGCAATAAAATGTTTACGAGGGAATCAGCCCTACATCTCCCCTTTGAATGTGACTCTCAAAGctaaacaaaaaatagttaagGAAACCATAACCAGCATTGAAGAGATTCAGaagacaaaataaagaaatgattCTTCTAGAATAACTTTAAGAGTACACCTGGAATTTTGTCAGTCAAGATTTTTCCTACTTAAAGCTAGTATTACCAATAAGaaaaggaattaaaaaaatctaagcTTACCCTAatgatatatttgatttatagaAGGCTTTCATAATGCAGATTGTGTACAAGTGGTCAGATATAAGAGATGTGCGTACAATGATATCAAATGTaccataataaaatttaaacatcAGCTTACTTCATCAACTCGAATTCACCATCTGGAGGAACAAAACTAACAGTCTTCTCGGAATTGAATCTTGTAAGGTTCACACATTGATGGAATGTGACATCGTCAAGCTCAATAGTTTTTCCACTGcaacccaaaaaagaaaaaaacttgTTACCAAGCGAAACATAATATCATTGCACAGGCTAATAGTGATAAAGCAGATACAATAAAAAGCATTTCCAGCAATCTTATAAAAGAGCCCATGAACATTGCAGCACCTACAAAGTAtctaaaaaatgtaaatgctgaataattttagaaagtgaGAATGAGGTAATAGccaaattcataatataaaggtaactaaaatggaaacgaTGAAGGGTATGATTCGGACAATGTACTGACTAGTAGACACATTCAAATGGGGTAGTCAAACCACTAGTATATATGGCATTTTCAAAATACTTACCAGATCAGTTATTGGGTAGCATTCAAGCCCACAAACCACCCAAGGAATCTTTATATTGTATAATATGGGATCTCTCACCCCAAGAAAAATGGTTCTCAATTAATATAAGCTCGAAATGGAATAAACCTTAGTTTTTAGGGATGAGATCAAATACTATTGCCAGAGCTTTCTATTATTGAACAGGATGGTAATAAAATTTGGTTTCATGCTTTCAAGCAAGAGATGTTTCATTGTTATAATTCATAGTATTGACTCCACTTCCTGCTTGCAGCATGATACTGATCTGCATCTGTATATCCTATCACTCTGTATCACAGCATGCTTTTGATCATTCATCTTATGAATCCAAACCGCATCATGTTGCAGCTCCTACCAAAACTAAGTTCATTACGCTGAACTTgcaaattgatatttaaatctGACCACTTCTAGAACACTTGATAGTTGATACCAGGAATCACCTAAGTTACTAATAGAAAGCAGAAAATGTCTTTCAGAGGTATCCACTACAACCAGTGCATATAACTTAATCAATTGAGTGATAGATCTAattagagaaagagagaggacATATCAGAAAGAAACTATACATAAATCGAAGCATAAAATGGCATCTGTAAGAGACTGCAGGTCTTCCCAACACCATAGAATGACACATTTAAAATATGGCAAACAgaaaagccaaaaaaaatcttcaacGTGTAACCTCAAAAGACCAACATTTTACCCAAAAAAAGCATCTAATAACAGTAAAGTGAacataagaatataaaatgaagACTAGAGAAGATAAGGATTATGGAAGATGCATGGTATTGCCCAGTGGAATACTTAGTAAAGAATAGTAACAATCTACACATTTGAGTCTGGCCTCAGTATTTCATATCCAAGAAAGaagttttttaaaacaaactCTCAAAGCTCGCAAGTGAAATATTATTAGCTTGCAAGACCGGTAGTATATTCATaagttaaaagtaaaataattaatgattacTTGACATACTTTGCATTTATCTGCATTAACATGTTAGTCAAcgattttcatttatttgatcCATGCTTAACAGTTGTAATTTAGTGGAACTAACAGATAAATGTGACACTGTGACCTACCTCTTAGCAGGCCGGGATTTGAGCTGTGATTCTTTCTCGAGTCCGATTTTATCATTCAATCCCAACTTCAAATCAGGCATCCCCGAAAGAAAGCATTTCATAAGAATCTTCCCTGTTACATCACAGCGTAGGACACTACCTACAAAGGCCATATGGAAAATGGTCATCATcaaaaaatatgcataaaaaatataagggCACCCATGCTATGCAAATGGAAGCAGGCGCCAGGcaaacaagaataaaaatgcATTACGCAACTATTTCACAATAAACAGATACTTTACCTTTTGAAGACATAAGAAGATTGACACTTTCCACGATATCAAGAAACACCtgcgaaaaaaatttatttgagcCACTTCAATAGCAAGCGCAAAAACTACAACAGTAGCAATCTGAATACCGTAcctcatttttcttatatacTAAGCCCTCCCTACGCCACCCAACAGCACCAGTAACTTGTAAAGTTGCATTTGGAACGGGTTTATCAGCAGTCTGTAAGTTATTCACACATGGGAATGGTTAGTATCACACCCTCATAATAATACTATCAAACAACTTAATCAGTTAAATATCTCTTCAATGCTACAACTTCCACAATTCAAATACATCCATAAGATAATCATGAATAACCTCTGACCTTGGATGAAAAAGGAGAGCGCACACCCTCCTGAGTTATATAAAGCTTCAAGATTTCAGGAGAAAGGTTTTGAGGATAACCAAAATCCATAATTTCTGCAGTTCAAAAGCAAAATATCAGAACTTTATCCAGCCATCACAAAGATGTTATGTACTATTCATCGCTgctttattcattaaaaagtACTGGAAGTATGGTGCAGGTTTATCCAACACTTTCCAAGAAACAATAAAAGACAAGTATCCTTCATTTTGTACCCTAACTTTGGCTAATAAATAGAGTTGAATGATTTGATTGGTATCAAAGTTTTGTGAAAAacgattataaaaaaataaaaataaaatcatatcaaGGCTCCCTgggaatttttaatttcccaTGGAAAATGAAGAATGGGATATAACCTAAACCACACCAAAGAGTtccaggaaaaaaaaaaagaactgtCACAGATACTCCTTCATCAAACATATCCATAATTATAACTTCAGTGAAGGAATTATTTCTTATAACACGAAAGGTCTTCTTGAGAAGAAAGTGAATAAGAAAATGTTCAGTAGACATACCATCTAACAGTTCATATATCAGAACGAAGTTGTTGCGAATGGCATCCTCATCAAAAGATCCTCcaaaatatgatttaaataatgtgaCTGCCTGCACGGTAAGAACATAACTGGATCAAGTAAACTAGAAAAATATGTGAATGAATATAAGCTCCCTAACAGCTTATTCAAAGCCACAAATTGTCTATTGAGACTTCAATGATCATAACGACTACAGAATATCTATTGTAAAGGACTAATGGGAGGGAGGAGATGACCAACTCAAATATATGTTCACTAAATTCTCCAACTACAAGGTGTTCCACAAAGCAGCACAAAGATCCCAAGAAAAGGATCACAAGCTAGGCTAGTATATGATGCAGACataataagataattttaGCCATAAGATACCTCAACGACGAACTTGAATGCACAAGCGACATTTGCATTGCTGCTTACGACAATCACGATATAGACATTGCTAATTCTCATGTAAAAGAACGAGCATCCTCCAATCTGCCGAACAGGACAGGTGCCAAGTTCCTTTGTTTGCATGATATGGACTCGGAAAGCATCCACCATGTTGCCTCTGATAATTTTAAGCAGAAATACTGTTATGCATGTTtagattaatataataatttacgTAGAtatacatatgtatatattatacttttttGTAGTAAATGCAATTATATAAAGTCTCAGATCAATCAACAAGAACCAAGAAACAAATAAGATAGTAATCAGCACAAAACTAAGTTTTATATAAGATTCACAGCTTTAGGCTAGAGCAGGAACCCAGAaccaaaatctcaataaagaTATAACAGCATTTACATAACGGATGAACGGAAGTTTCGCGAAGAAGAATTACTTTCCACTGGTAAATCAATTTCAGATTTGAATTTAGAACGCGGATTTAGTCCAAACTTTCCTTAACGGCTTAACCCCAGAAGGTCGGTAAATGCTAGATATTATGTCAAGTACATAAGATGATATCTCATGATTTTCTAGTGGTCATGATTAGTTGGATGATGATCAttcttactttaatttttccaTGGGTAGCTTCAGGATAAAAAGCaccaatttcaattaaaaaaaaacaattaattgtaaacatatttttctGGCACCTGACCCCACTTTAACAAGacaaatgcataaaaatatctttacGCATGTAAGATAGTTTGGACTGGATACAACATCAGTGCATGATTTACAATTACAAGAATCTGCTACATCAACAAAAGATAATTGGAAGTATTGGAATGGACAGAATGGATAGTACATGAATAAGGGTTTAGAATGTCATATTTTTCACTGTAGTGTTATATAAAACTTTGGTACTACAAACATCTTTCATTTTGTGGTTGATAATTGTTTACTTCCATTGCATTCTAAAATTAAAGCTAGCAGTTAATTCAAATTTAGCATCCTACTAAATGCACTTCTGAGACTTCTATGGTCCAAGCATGTCCAGGACTCTTCTATCGCCTGTGTAACTAGCCTTTGTTGGTACAAGTCCATTATGCCTTGATCACTTCCTAAGAATCTCATCCTACCATTATACCTATAAATGAACCATATCAGATTATCCTGATGCAgcatttgtgatttttatttctatagaAGTaacttcattttaattttatagacTTCAAAATCCAAACAGAAGCCAAAAATTGAATAGCCTCAGTCTTCTTGACCACTTCAAGCACACAAAAGATGGGGTCTTTTAACTTCATTGACATTTGACAGAAACAActtcttaattttttgttggaaTCGACATGATAAATCTATCACAATGCAAAACCATTTTAGCAGAACGGATATATAGGTTATTTAATAGCTCTTTCAACAGAATTGAGGACGGAATTGGCAGATTCAGATGCTGATGGCTGCCTTAAGGGCAAAAAAATGTTGCCTTTTCTGCAACATAAAGAGTTCAAAAAACAACCACGATTTTTATAATTCAGCACAGATAGAATGGGTATAcactattagttttataattcaCCAGAGATTTCGTGTAAAAAAAGGGCTATcatcttatttcttttccatCTCCATTACTCTAAGAGCAGAAAAAGACCCTCAAAGCTCCAAATCAGTTACCACTTCAGATTCAAATCCCATTTCTTCAACACAAAACGTTAACTACACAATATGACACAATTTATCCAGGTTACTGATTCCACCCATATCCCTCCACATCTCCTTCACACCTTCAACTATACTCACCGGTAGCAAAAGAAATGCAACAAAGCCGGAAATTCAACCATATAATACATCAATCTCATTTACAAACAGCATTTCTAGTGAATTCTGAGAGAATGTCGTAAGCAATAACAGCAATCTGAAGCATACATatatagaaagagaaaattggAGGGAAGGACTGACCCGACGTCGTCACGGTAGAGGCGATTGATGAGAACATCGCCGCGAAGATTGAGGAAGTAAATCGCGGAAGCCGCCAGCGGCATGGCTGAGATCTCGCCGGAGCTCCGATCGAGTGAGATGGGAAACGAGATCTGCTCCCCTTAGAAGAAATTTTGCTGGCGATGGAAATGTATTCAACTCAATTCTACAGTCAGCTCGTAAACTACTGCgcctcttttatttattttcgtttttttattttgggtttaatatatctatatgtctaaattgacaaaattcaatttatcaCACGTATATTTCACATAAAATGTTGagataaatgatttttaattaaaaataaaataaatatttaagcAAAGCTAAGAGCTCGAAAATTCATCGAAAATCAAATATTGTTCCCATCAAGTTTCATGAATCTAGATTAGATGTTATTTTTCAACTTCAAAGAATTAGATTAGTCATGTCTTGAAagtttattgaattaaaattatagtactaaataCATAAGGCACTTGAAagtttattgaatttaaattatggagtactactactGAATAGTAAggtctc harbors:
- the LOC125223954 gene encoding AP-2 complex subunit mu; this encodes MPLAASAIYFLNLRGDVLINRLYRDDVGGNMVDAFRVHIMQTKELGTCPVRQIGGCSFFYMRISNVYIVIVVSSNANVACAFKFVVEAVTLFKSYFGGSFDEDAIRNNFVLIYELLDEIMDFGYPQNLSPEILKLYITQEGVRSPFSSKTADKPVPNATLQVTGAVGWRREGLVYKKNEVFLDIVESVNLLMSSKGSVLRCDVTGKILMKCFLSGMPDLKLGLNDKIGLEKESQLKSRPAKSGKTIELDDVTFHQCVNLTRFNSEKTVSFVPPDGEFELMKYRITEGVNLPFRVLPTIKELGRTRMEVNVKVKSVFGAKMFALGVVIKIPVPKQTAKTSFQVTSGKAKYSPSIDCLVWKIRKFPGQTEPTLSAEVELISTITEKKSWTRPPIQMEFQVPMFTASGLRVRFLKVWEKSGYNTVEWVRYITKAGSYEVRC